A portion of the Pseudarthrobacter defluvii genome contains these proteins:
- a CDS encoding aminopeptidase P family protein, producing MNDAENTQNSASQPLEERVNNRSQRPSSNAFKAFMASNWAPSSQELPQLDAVAPYAANRRKAISALFKGERLVIPAGPLKVRSNDCDYRFRPHSGFAHLTGLGLDHEPDAVLILEPVEEGTGEDGGNHRATLYFRPLAGRDTEQFYADSRSGEFWIGARPTLEEFEARLGLATAHIDQLETAITKNVGAPEIGGISIRLVRKVDENIDALVDTARYNTARDPENLDLGVLDALDEKLSEALSELRLLKDEWEIEQMKIAVSATVEGFEEVVKALPRALTHARGERVVEGAFFARAREVGNELGYDTIAASGNNATVLHWTRNTGRIHAGELLLLDAGVEADSLYTADITRTLPASGTFSDIQRKVYQAVLDAADAGFAAAQPGTKFRDIHTAATTVLAERLAEWGILPVTVAEAISPEGQQHRRWMPHGTSHHLGLDVHDCAQAKRELYLDGVLTEGMVFTIEPGLYFKKEDLAIPEEYRGIGVRIEDDILMTAEGPVNLSAALPRKAEDVEDWMAGIYRTEEA from the coding sequence GTGAACGATGCCGAAAACACCCAAAACTCTGCTTCCCAGCCGTTGGAGGAGCGCGTCAACAACCGCTCCCAGCGGCCCAGTTCCAACGCCTTCAAGGCCTTCATGGCCAGCAATTGGGCGCCGTCCAGCCAGGAGCTTCCCCAACTCGACGCCGTCGCCCCCTATGCCGCAAACCGGCGCAAGGCGATCTCCGCCCTGTTCAAGGGCGAACGCCTAGTCATCCCCGCGGGGCCGTTGAAGGTCCGGTCCAATGACTGCGACTACCGTTTCCGCCCGCACTCCGGCTTCGCGCACTTGACCGGACTCGGCCTGGACCACGAGCCGGACGCGGTCCTGATCCTGGAACCGGTGGAAGAAGGAACAGGCGAGGACGGCGGGAACCACCGCGCCACGCTCTACTTCCGGCCGCTGGCCGGCAGGGACACGGAACAGTTCTACGCGGACTCCCGCTCGGGCGAGTTCTGGATCGGGGCCCGTCCCACCCTCGAAGAGTTCGAGGCCCGCCTGGGCCTGGCCACCGCACACATCGACCAGCTGGAAACAGCCATCACCAAAAATGTGGGCGCCCCGGAAATCGGCGGCATTTCCATCCGCCTGGTCCGTAAGGTCGACGAGAACATCGACGCCCTGGTGGACACCGCCCGCTACAACACCGCCAGGGACCCCGAGAACCTGGACCTGGGCGTCCTGGATGCCCTGGACGAAAAGCTCAGCGAGGCGCTCTCCGAACTGCGCCTGCTGAAGGACGAGTGGGAAATTGAGCAGATGAAGATCGCGGTGTCCGCTACCGTGGAAGGCTTCGAAGAGGTTGTTAAGGCTTTGCCGCGCGCCCTCACCCACGCCCGCGGCGAACGCGTGGTGGAGGGAGCGTTCTTCGCCAGGGCCCGCGAGGTGGGTAACGAGCTTGGCTACGACACCATCGCGGCCTCCGGCAACAACGCCACGGTGCTGCACTGGACCCGCAACACCGGCCGCATCCACGCCGGCGAACTCCTGCTCCTGGACGCCGGCGTCGAGGCCGACTCGCTCTACACCGCGGACATCACCCGGACGCTTCCGGCCAGCGGCACCTTCAGCGACATCCAGCGCAAGGTCTATCAGGCGGTGCTCGATGCAGCCGATGCCGGCTTCGCCGCCGCCCAGCCGGGGACCAAGTTCCGCGACATCCACACCGCGGCCACCACGGTCCTGGCCGAGCGCCTGGCAGAGTGGGGAATCCTGCCCGTCACTGTTGCGGAAGCGATCAGCCCGGAAGGCCAGCAGCACCGCCGCTGGATGCCGCACGGCACCAGCCACCACCTGGGACTGGACGTCCACGACTGCGCGCAGGCCAAGCGGGAACTCTACCTCGACGGCGTCCTGACCGAAGGCATGGTGTTCACCATCGAGCCGGGCTTGTACTTCAAGAAGGAAGACCTGGCGATCCCGGAGGAGTACCGCGGCATCGGCGTCAGGATCGAGGACGACATCCTCATGACTGCTGAGGGCCCCGTCAACCTCAGCGCAGCGCTGCCTCGCAAGGCAGAGGACGTGGAGGACTGGATGGCCGGGATCTACCGGACCGAAGAAGCCTGA
- the thiO gene encoding glycine oxidase ThiO: MHTPGTAQPASVDASIPSTLRADVAVIGGGVVGHGIAWELQRSGRSVVLIDDAPGAGASWAAAGMLAPVSELHYQEEDLLELMLDASSRWPAFAAGVTDASGADSGYLTTPTLAVGADAADRRALMDLRTVQQASGLAVEPLTVREARKREPLLSPAIACALDTPADHQVDPRRLVAALRQALARAAQELPGLVVAGAVDGYAVPKRAAGLMWEGGTVAGVRLAGGGAVLATETVVANGLQSGALADLPRGLELPLRPVHGDILRLAVPRHLQPLVTATVRGLVHGVPVYIVPRQDGTVVIGATQREDALSDAVSAGGVYQLLRDAQALVPAVAELELLECTARARPGTPDNAPLLGRVPVDLALGSEGSGADSGHVPGLIIATGFFRHGVLLTPAAAAICAELLDGKADPRWAPFSPDRFSRPAPAAKDTDIKETA; the protein is encoded by the coding sequence ATGCATACCCCCGGCACCGCTCAGCCCGCATCCGTTGACGCGTCCATCCCCTCCACCCTTCGTGCCGACGTCGCCGTCATTGGCGGGGGAGTGGTGGGACATGGCATCGCCTGGGAATTGCAGCGTTCCGGACGCTCCGTCGTCCTCATCGACGATGCGCCGGGCGCCGGCGCCAGCTGGGCCGCGGCCGGCATGTTGGCCCCGGTGAGCGAACTGCACTACCAGGAGGAGGACCTCCTGGAACTCATGCTGGACGCATCGTCACGGTGGCCGGCGTTCGCTGCCGGTGTCACCGATGCATCGGGGGCGGATTCCGGATACCTCACGACGCCGACACTCGCCGTGGGTGCCGACGCCGCCGACCGCCGCGCGCTGATGGACCTGCGCACAGTTCAGCAGGCGAGCGGCCTGGCCGTGGAACCCCTGACCGTGCGGGAGGCCCGCAAACGCGAACCCCTCCTCAGCCCTGCCATCGCCTGTGCCCTCGACACCCCGGCGGACCACCAGGTGGATCCCCGCCGGTTGGTGGCGGCCCTGCGGCAGGCCCTGGCCCGCGCCGCCCAGGAGTTGCCTGGCCTGGTCGTGGCCGGTGCGGTGGACGGGTATGCCGTGCCGAAACGGGCAGCCGGGCTGATGTGGGAAGGCGGAACGGTCGCCGGCGTCCGGCTCGCCGGTGGCGGTGCCGTCCTGGCAACAGAAACCGTGGTGGCCAACGGCCTGCAGTCAGGCGCGCTCGCGGACCTGCCCCGTGGCCTCGAACTGCCGCTGCGGCCCGTCCACGGGGACATCCTCCGCCTTGCGGTTCCCCGGCACCTCCAGCCCCTGGTGACAGCAACGGTGCGGGGCCTGGTCCACGGAGTCCCGGTCTACATCGTCCCGCGGCAGGACGGGACCGTGGTGATTGGAGCCACCCAGCGCGAGGACGCCCTGTCCGATGCCGTCAGCGCCGGCGGCGTCTACCAGCTACTGCGCGATGCCCAGGCCCTGGTGCCCGCCGTCGCCGAACTCGAATTGCTGGAGTGCACCGCCCGTGCCCGCCCCGGAACCCCGGACAATGCACCGCTGCTGGGGCGGGTGCCGGTGGACCTGGCCTTAGGAAGCGAAGGATCCGGAGCGGATTCCGGTCACGTCCCGGGGCTCATCATCGCCACCGGGTTCTTCCGTCACGGCGTCCTCCTCACACCTGCGGCAGCAGCAATTTGCGCGGAACTGCTGGACGGAAAAGCCGACCCCCGCTGGGCACCCTTCAGCCCCGACCGGTTCTCCAGGCCGGCACCGGCGGCAAAAGACACCGATATCAAGGAGACAGCGTGA
- a CDS encoding DNA-methyltransferase, which yields MTDTVWAPDGGSLVVHADNAEYLPTLPDGAFTLIYVDPPFNTGRPQQRQETRMVVNAGGSGDRVGFKGRSYDTIKGALHRYDDAFSDYWSFLEPRLVEAWRLLADDGTLYLHLDYREVHYAKVMLDAIFGRECFLNEIIWAYDYGARAKNRWPTKHDNILVYVKNPAKYHFDSAEVDREPYMAPGLVTPAKRELGKLPTDVWWHTIVSPTGKEKTGYPTQKPEGLVRRVVAASSRPGDWCLDFFAGSGTLGAVAAKLGRKFVCVDQNQPAIDIMAKRLGAHATLVSRQPS from the coding sequence ATGACTGACACTGTTTGGGCGCCGGACGGCGGCAGCCTGGTGGTGCACGCGGACAACGCGGAGTACCTCCCCACGCTGCCGGACGGCGCCTTCACACTGATTTACGTGGACCCGCCCTTCAACACCGGCCGGCCGCAGCAGCGCCAGGAAACCCGCATGGTGGTCAACGCCGGCGGCAGCGGGGACCGGGTGGGTTTCAAGGGCCGCTCCTACGACACGATCAAGGGCGCCCTGCACCGCTACGACGACGCGTTCAGCGACTACTGGTCCTTCCTGGAACCCCGGCTCGTGGAGGCCTGGCGCCTGCTGGCCGATGACGGCACCCTGTACCTGCACCTGGACTACCGCGAGGTGCATTACGCCAAGGTCATGCTGGATGCGATCTTTGGCCGGGAATGCTTCCTGAACGAGATCATCTGGGCCTACGACTACGGCGCCCGCGCGAAAAACCGGTGGCCCACCAAGCACGACAACATCCTGGTCTACGTCAAGAACCCGGCCAAGTACCACTTCGACAGCGCCGAGGTGGACCGTGAACCCTACATGGCACCGGGCCTGGTGACTCCTGCCAAGCGGGAGCTGGGAAAGCTGCCCACCGACGTCTGGTGGCACACCATCGTCTCGCCCACCGGCAAGGAAAAGACCGGCTACCCCACCCAGAAACCGGAGGGCCTGGTCCGGCGCGTTGTCGCTGCCTCGTCCCGTCCCGGGGACTGGTGCCTGGACTTCTTCGCCGGCTCCGGCACCCTGGGGGCAGTGGCCGCAAAGCTGGGCCGGAAGTTCGTGTGCGTGGACCAGAACCAGCCGGCCATTGACATCATGGCCAAGCGGCTGGGTGCGCACGCCACCCTGGTATCCCGCCAGCCCAGCTAG
- the thiS gene encoding sulfur carrier protein ThiS, translated as MNITLNGNPHTVANGASITTLVSQVTGRPLADNGQATDGGKLGVAVAHNAQVVPRSQWFATVLAEGDDIELVTAVQGG; from the coding sequence GTGAACATCACCCTCAACGGCAACCCGCACACGGTGGCGAACGGCGCCTCCATCACCACGCTCGTCAGCCAGGTCACCGGACGCCCGCTGGCTGACAACGGGCAGGCGACGGACGGTGGGAAACTGGGCGTCGCCGTCGCCCATAACGCCCAGGTGGTGCCGCGCAGCCAATGGTTCGCCACGGTGCTCGCCGAGGGCGACGACATCGAACTCGTTACAGCAGTACAGGGAGGCTGA
- the thiE gene encoding thiamine phosphate synthase encodes MNATTSSFPAGSHAPAGGVASAEVVNARDSEALKARLYLCTDARRDRGDFAEFVDAAFAGGVDIIQLRDKTIEAAEELDLLAVLKEVAVRHGKLWAVNDRADIAVLSGAPVFHIGQKDLPLAAARTLVNGNAAIGLSSHTTEQVDAALAATAGPSGLDYFCVGPVWATPTKPGRAAVGPELVKYAAGASRQAADPVPWFAIGGIDHGNVHQVAEAGARRIVVVRAITEAPDPAAAAASLLDALDAAGS; translated from the coding sequence ATGAATGCGACCACCTCATCCTTTCCCGCAGGTTCCCATGCTCCGGCCGGCGGAGTTGCCAGTGCCGAGGTTGTCAATGCCCGCGACAGCGAGGCCCTCAAGGCGCGCCTGTACCTCTGCACCGATGCGCGGCGGGACCGCGGCGACTTTGCGGAGTTCGTGGACGCGGCGTTTGCCGGCGGCGTGGACATCATCCAGCTGCGTGACAAGACCATCGAAGCCGCCGAGGAACTGGACCTCTTGGCGGTGCTGAAGGAAGTGGCGGTCCGGCACGGCAAGCTGTGGGCGGTCAATGACCGCGCCGACATCGCCGTGCTTTCCGGGGCCCCCGTGTTCCACATTGGCCAGAAGGACCTGCCGCTGGCGGCAGCACGCACTCTGGTCAACGGCAACGCCGCCATCGGACTTTCCAGCCACACCACCGAACAGGTGGATGCCGCCCTGGCCGCAACCGCCGGCCCCTCCGGGCTGGACTACTTCTGCGTGGGTCCGGTCTGGGCCACCCCCACCAAACCCGGCAGGGCCGCCGTCGGTCCCGAACTGGTGAAGTACGCAGCCGGGGCGTCCCGGCAGGCTGCCGATCCCGTGCCCTGGTTTGCCATTGGCGGCATCGACCACGGCAACGTCCACCAGGTGGCGGAGGCGGGTGCGCGCAGGATCGTGGTGGTCCGCGCCATCACCGAAGCCCCTGATCCCGCCGCAGCTGCTGCCTCCCTCCTCGACGCGCTGGACGCCGCCGGCTCCTGA
- a CDS encoding PHP domain-containing protein codes for MRIDLHAHSNVSDGTETPADVMASAARAGLDVVALTDHDSTAGWAEASAAAATYGVALVPGMEVSCRTEEGISVHLLSYLHDPTHPGLLEEITKAKDSRQTRAERMVTILAEDYPLTWDDVIHHVAPGATLGRPHIADALVAAGVVEDRSEAFASILTSRSRYFIPHYAPDPATAVELVRAAGGVPVFAHPVASARGRIVGERTYRDMIDAGLAGLEIDHRDNPEEGRDFLRRLAAKHDLLVTGSSDYHGTGKPNLLGENLTAPGMLARIEELGTGAMVVRP; via the coding sequence GTGAGGATTGACCTGCATGCCCACTCCAACGTCTCCGACGGCACCGAGACCCCTGCCGATGTCATGGCCTCTGCTGCCCGTGCGGGGTTGGACGTGGTGGCGCTGACCGACCATGATTCAACGGCAGGCTGGGCGGAGGCTTCCGCCGCTGCTGCAACGTACGGGGTGGCCCTGGTACCTGGGATGGAGGTCTCCTGCCGGACGGAGGAGGGCATCAGTGTCCACCTCCTGAGCTACCTGCACGATCCCACCCATCCAGGCCTCCTGGAGGAGATCACCAAGGCCAAGGATTCCCGCCAGACCCGGGCCGAGCGGATGGTGACCATCCTGGCCGAAGACTATCCGCTGACCTGGGACGACGTGATCCACCACGTTGCGCCCGGCGCCACCCTGGGCCGGCCGCATATCGCCGACGCCCTCGTTGCCGCAGGGGTAGTGGAGGACCGTTCGGAGGCCTTCGCCTCCATCCTCACCTCCCGCTCGCGGTACTTCATTCCGCACTACGCTCCGGACCCTGCCACCGCCGTCGAACTTGTCCGTGCCGCCGGCGGCGTGCCGGTGTTCGCCCACCCGGTGGCCTCCGCCCGGGGGCGGATCGTGGGGGAGCGTACGTACCGCGACATGATCGACGCCGGCCTGGCAGGCCTGGAGATCGACCACCGGGACAATCCGGAGGAGGGCCGCGACTTCCTCCGCCGGCTCGCGGCGAAGCATGACCTGCTGGTCACCGGCTCCTCTGATTACCACGGAACCGGGAAGCCCAACCTGCTCGGGGAGAACCTCACGGCGCCAGGCATGTTGGCGCGGATCGAGGAACTCGGGACGGGAGCCATGGTCGTCCGCCCCTGA
- a CDS encoding RNB domain-containing ribonuclease, whose protein sequence is MSHHRLAPNVHDHKNALEEALGLLRTELELPGPYPAEAVEDALAAVAALQLPSYDLTAVEFVTIDPASSTDLDQAVFIELDGDGYRVMYAIADVPAFVAPGGPLDAETRRRGQTFYAPDGRIPLHPEVISEGAGSLLPGQECSAFVWDFTLDGEATVLTVGVRRARVRSRDKLSYKGAQADLDAGTASPVLHLLREVGLKRVALERAREGASLNMPEQEIVQLPDGGYRIDAVPQLPVEDWNAQISLMTGMAAAELMLEGKVGILRTMPAPDERSLRHFRLQTEVLGRPWDGEVSYGEYLRSLDPTDPRQLAIMHSAGMLFRGASYTAFDGTVPEDGIQSAIGAAYAHTTAPLRRLVDRFVLVICEALSNGGDVPGWAREALPLLPGIMAGSDQLASRMERLALDTVEAALLLNHIGQEFDAIVISGSKPQNGSGSNGKNGNGNAKNGNGSSGIIQIAEPAVTARCAGELESGTKVRVRLVSSDITTREIHFELVC, encoded by the coding sequence GTGTCACATCATCGGCTGGCTCCCAACGTTCACGACCACAAGAATGCCTTGGAAGAGGCGCTGGGCCTGCTGCGGACGGAACTTGAACTTCCCGGCCCCTATCCCGCCGAAGCCGTGGAAGACGCCCTGGCCGCCGTGGCGGCGCTGCAACTGCCGTCCTACGACCTGACCGCCGTCGAGTTTGTCACTATCGACCCGGCGTCCTCCACGGACCTGGACCAGGCGGTGTTCATCGAATTGGACGGGGACGGCTACCGCGTGATGTACGCGATCGCCGATGTTCCGGCCTTCGTTGCGCCGGGAGGTCCCCTGGACGCCGAGACGCGGCGGCGCGGACAGACGTTCTACGCACCGGACGGCCGGATCCCGCTGCACCCGGAAGTCATCAGCGAAGGGGCCGGGAGCCTGCTGCCCGGCCAGGAGTGTTCTGCCTTCGTATGGGATTTCACTCTCGACGGCGAAGCAACCGTCCTGACAGTGGGCGTCCGCCGGGCGCGGGTCCGCAGCCGTGACAAGCTCAGCTACAAGGGCGCCCAGGCAGACCTCGACGCCGGGACGGCCTCCCCCGTGCTCCATCTGCTCCGCGAGGTGGGCCTGAAGCGGGTGGCACTGGAGCGGGCGCGTGAAGGCGCCAGCCTCAACATGCCCGAACAGGAGATCGTCCAACTGCCCGACGGCGGCTACCGGATTGACGCCGTTCCGCAGCTTCCCGTGGAGGACTGGAACGCGCAGATTTCGTTGATGACCGGGATGGCGGCGGCGGAGCTCATGCTGGAGGGCAAGGTGGGCATCCTGCGAACTATGCCGGCCCCGGATGAACGGTCCCTGAGGCATTTCCGGCTGCAGACCGAGGTGCTGGGCAGGCCGTGGGACGGCGAAGTCAGCTACGGCGAATACCTGCGGTCACTGGATCCCACCGACCCGAGGCAGCTGGCCATCATGCATTCGGCAGGCATGCTGTTCCGCGGAGCCTCCTACACCGCCTTTGACGGAACCGTCCCCGAGGATGGGATCCAGTCCGCCATCGGCGCGGCGTATGCCCACACCACCGCGCCGCTGCGCCGCTTGGTGGACCGCTTCGTCCTGGTCATCTGCGAGGCCCTGAGCAATGGCGGCGATGTTCCCGGCTGGGCACGCGAAGCCCTGCCGCTGCTGCCTGGCATCATGGCGGGATCGGACCAGCTGGCGTCCCGGATGGAACGCCTGGCCCTGGACACCGTGGAGGCGGCCCTGCTGCTGAACCACATCGGGCAGGAGTTCGACGCGATCGTAATCTCCGGGTCCAAGCCGCAGAACGGCAGTGGAAGCAACGGGAAAAATGGCAACGGCAATGCGAAGAACGGCAACGGAAGCTCCGGGATCATCCAGATCGCAGAACCCGCGGTGACCGCGCGCTGCGCCGGCGAATTGGAATCCGGCACCAAGGTACGGGTCCGGCTGGTGTCCTCGGACATCACCACCCGGGAGATCCACTTCGAACTCGTTTGCTGA
- a CDS encoding DEAD/DEAH box helicase: MSELHTHQLLSDVSGTETIEPEETIISDETPHEIAEKSFADYNVREDIVESLADAGITHPFPIQAMTLPVALGGHDIIGQAKTGTGKTLGFGIPALQRVIGQDDPGYAKLAVPGAPQALVIVPTRELAVQVASDLQTASRKRNARITTIYGGRAYEPQVESLKQGVEVVVGTPGRLIDLYKQKHLSLKNVKIVVLDEADEMLDLGFLPDVETLIAATPAVRQTLLFSATMPGPVIAMARRYMTQPTHIRAADPEDEGLTKRDIRQLIYRAHSMDKTEVVARILQARGRGRTIIFTKTKRTAAKVAEELVDRGFAAAALHGDLGQGAREQALRAFRNNKVDVLVATDVAARGIDVEDVTHVVNYQCVEDEKIYLHRVGRTGRAGNKGTAVTFVDWDDMPRWALINKALGLSVPEPVETYSSSPHLYTDLDIPEGTKGRLPRDKRTLAGVDAEVLEDLGETGKKNTRGGRDSGRSRDQDRDGRGRSKGGNREGGRSSDSAGHSGERRRRTSNPEAAPAGEAAAPAADGAQPSRARRTRTRTRRRNGEVVAGADKGTQPGNSEG, from the coding sequence GTGAGTGAATTGCATACCCACCAGCTTCTGAGCGACGTGTCCGGTACCGAGACCATCGAACCGGAAGAGACCATCATCTCGGACGAGACGCCGCACGAGATCGCCGAGAAGTCCTTTGCCGACTACAACGTCCGCGAAGACATCGTGGAGTCCCTGGCCGACGCCGGGATCACGCACCCCTTCCCCATCCAGGCCATGACCCTGCCGGTGGCCCTGGGCGGCCACGACATCATTGGCCAGGCCAAGACCGGCACCGGCAAGACCCTCGGTTTTGGCATCCCGGCGCTCCAGCGTGTCATCGGCCAGGACGACCCCGGCTACGCCAAACTGGCCGTGCCGGGTGCCCCACAGGCCTTGGTCATCGTTCCCACCCGTGAACTGGCGGTACAGGTGGCCAGCGACCTCCAGACCGCGTCGCGCAAGCGCAATGCCAGGATCACCACCATCTACGGTGGCCGCGCGTACGAACCCCAGGTCGAGTCCCTGAAGCAGGGCGTCGAGGTAGTGGTTGGCACCCCCGGCCGGCTGATCGACCTCTACAAGCAGAAGCACCTGAGCCTGAAGAACGTCAAGATCGTGGTCCTTGACGAAGCCGACGAAATGCTGGACCTGGGCTTCCTGCCGGATGTGGAGACGTTGATCGCCGCCACCCCCGCCGTCCGCCAGACACTCCTGTTCTCCGCCACGATGCCCGGCCCCGTCATCGCCATGGCCCGCCGGTACATGACCCAGCCCACCCACATCCGCGCAGCGGATCCGGAGGACGAGGGCCTGACCAAGCGGGACATTCGCCAGCTGATCTACCGTGCGCACAGCATGGACAAGACCGAAGTGGTGGCACGCATCCTGCAGGCACGCGGCCGCGGGCGGACCATCATCTTCACCAAGACCAAGCGCACCGCCGCCAAGGTGGCCGAGGAACTGGTGGACCGCGGCTTCGCCGCCGCCGCCCTCCACGGGGACCTGGGCCAGGGCGCCCGTGAACAGGCGCTGCGGGCGTTCCGCAACAACAAGGTGGACGTCCTGGTAGCCACGGACGTTGCCGCCCGCGGGATCGACGTCGAGGACGTCACCCACGTGGTCAACTACCAGTGCGTGGAAGACGAGAAGATCTACCTGCACCGGGTGGGCCGCACCGGCCGCGCCGGCAACAAGGGCACCGCAGTCACGTTCGTGGACTGGGACGACATGCCGCGCTGGGCGCTGATCAACAAGGCACTGGGCCTCAGCGTCCCGGAGCCCGTGGAAACCTACTCATCCTCCCCGCACCTGTACACGGACCTGGATATTCCCGAGGGCACCAAGGGCCGCCTGCCCCGCGACAAGCGGACGCTGGCCGGCGTCGACGCCGAGGTGCTCGAGGATCTCGGCGAGACTGGCAAGAAGAACACCCGCGGCGGCCGGGACTCAGGCCGCTCGCGCGACCAGGACCGGGACGGACGCGGGCGCAGCAAGGGCGGCAACCGCGAAGGAGGCCGCAGCAGCGATTCGGCCGGCCACTCGGGTGAGCGCCGGCGTCGTACGTCCAACCCGGAAGCCGCACCTGCCGGTGAAGCTGCCGCCCCGGCAGCCGACGGCGCTCAGCCCTCGCGCGCCCGCCGCACCCGGACCCGCACCCGCCGCCGCAACGGCGAAGTGGTGGCGGGTGCCGACAAGGGCACGCAGCCTGGCAACTCCGAGGGCTAA